CGCTGGCAACCCCGCCAACAGTACCATTAGCACCTAAAGCCAAACCTGATCAGCATTTCATTCTGAAATTAGAGCCCCCTGCGGACTGGTTAGACTGGGGAACCCCTATCCCCAAAAAATAATCCCTAACAAGGCGTCATGTTTCCCAGCATGACGCCTTTTTTATCCTCGATTACCGAAAATATATTTTGGAAATGAATTCCATTTATACTATGCTTAATTTCGTTGAGCTGATTTTTTATTGTAAAAATAAAGAGTAAAGAGGAAACGTTATGAGCATAGTTAAATTGAAAATATCTTCCTATGAAATCAATGATGCTGTCATGGCTGATAAGCGTAGTGATACTGTAAGTATTCCTTGCGATTCCGATTCTGAATTTTGTATGCAATTGGATGGTTGGGATGAACATACGAGTATCCCTGCGACACTGGATGAAAAACCGGTTCTGCTCTATCGCCAGCGTTATGATAAAGAAAATCATCATTGGCTAATGAGAATTGCTTGATGAATATGGTGGTATTAAATAGAACAGTTAGATGGGAAATAACACAAAAAAAAGAGGCCTGGTAGATTCCGATTACCGGGCCTTGGGAAATGGCTCTGGCAGAGCCGTGCGCTAAAATTGCCATTGAGACGTAACAAAGTACTCTCTAATACTAGCGTTCAGCTTACGTTCTTACCACTTAAATTAGCAATTAATTTACATATTTTTAACACAATTTATTGCTTAATTTTCTAAGATTGAGCTATTTGCATGATAAGTTAAACCTATCTAAGCAATCAGCAAAACCTTTCAGATTCCATCTCCTTGATATTTATAGCTAAAGGCTAATCAGACCTTATTTATTCTCACACAGTTTCTCTGCCGCTTGCTTCAGTGGCAATACTCGCTCTTCAACCGATTTAGTGGTTTCGATAGGGGCTAATAGCACATCAATCGGTTGTGCTTGGATCTCTTTCTTTTCCATTTGTGCCGTTGCAATATCATTCAATGGATGCTGCATTAACGTAGACGGGTTGATAGCTACCAATGCACCATTAGCACGACACTCTAACATCACTTCTTCACGCTTTAGCGGCCAATCACCGCCAAACTGCTTTTTACTGACGCTCGCCAATGGTGCAGCCATCGCCGTACTGAATGTTCCACCCAGTACTAACGCACAAATTATGAATTTGAATTTCATTTAAAATGACCTTGTCAAACGGGGTTATACAAAGATAAATGCCATTATACAGGTTGATAAGTGGCAAAAACAGCCACTGCAAGAATAGCAATAGTACCGAGCAGCAGTTCAGCCCAACTATTTATAATCAAATAATTGATCCTTCCTTGCTGTTGAAGACGTGGTACCACCCAATAACGATTAGTTAATGCTAATAGTACCATCAACCCAACCAACGCAATTTTTAGCCATAACCAAGATTGGTATTCAGATAGTGTTGCGAGGAATGGCCAGCCTGGCAATAAAATCAGGCTATTAATAATTCCCGTTATCAGTACACAAATCACGGCAATATGCCCTAGCTGCGAGTAACGCTTCATTGATACGACAACTTGCGTCTCTAGCCCTGCTTTTAATTTATCTTTACTGCGTAAGAATTGAATGCAAATAAGGAAAGGCCACAAGCCCCCAAACCAATACGCGCAACTAATTAGATGAATGAACTGATTGGTTTGATGAGCAACTCCCAGCCACCCTTCATGCATCGCTGCATGCCCAATAAATGCATGCAGCCCCAAAATAATGACGGAGAAAACAAGAATGAGGTAAAGTTTTAGGGTGATCGGGCGTATAAATAGAACGGCAAGCAAACCGACAGCACTGAGGATTTCCCAACGCCAAATTTGGCCAAAAGTAGTGCCAAGCACGCCTTTCCAAATATCCATATTCAACGCATCTTCCCAACCATCGCCCATCAAACCAGATTGTGCAATCATCCAGCAAAATGTGGTGATAATCGTGATAACTGCGCTAAAGATAATGCTTTTTTTCAGTGCATCTTGGAGTAGTACGCGAAATTGCCCATGGGAGACTATCACCGCAAACATTGACATTCCACACATCAACATTGCGGCGATAAAATGAACAAATCGCGTTAAGGTATAAAATGCTTCCAGTGACATATTATTTCACAGTGAAGCTATAGTTCCCTTTGGTTTTGTGTCCATCAACAGAGACAACGCTCCATTGAACATCGTACTTACCTGCTGCTAATTTGCTTTCAACAGGAATAATGACTTTGGTGTTGTTGCTAGGATCTAACGCGGCTTTACCCGTT
The Providencia alcalifaciens DNA segment above includes these coding regions:
- a CDS encoding DUF1480 family protein; the encoded protein is MSIVKLKISSYEINDAVMADKRSDTVSIPCDSDSEFCMQLDGWDEHTSIPATLDEKPVLLYRQRYDKENHHWLMRIA
- a CDS encoding DUF2511 domain-containing protein — translated: MKFKFIICALVLGGTFSTAMAAPLASVSKKQFGGDWPLKREEVMLECRANGALVAINPSTLMQHPLNDIATAQMEKKEIQAQPIDVLLAPIETTKSVEERVLPLKQAAEKLCENK
- the copD gene encoding copper homeostasis membrane protein CopD, with protein sequence MSLEAFYTLTRFVHFIAAMLMCGMSMFAVIVSHGQFRVLLQDALKKSIIFSAVITIITTFCWMIAQSGLMGDGWEDALNMDIWKGVLGTTFGQIWRWEILSAVGLLAVLFIRPITLKLYLILVFSVIILGLHAFIGHAAMHEGWLGVAHQTNQFIHLISCAYWFGGLWPFLICIQFLRSKDKLKAGLETQVVVSMKRYSQLGHIAVICVLITGIINSLILLPGWPFLATLSEYQSWLWLKIALVGLMVLLALTNRYWVVPRLQQQGRINYLIINSWAELLLGTIAILAVAVFATYQPV